One Solanum lycopersicum chromosome 2, SLM_r2.1 genomic region harbors:
- the LOC138342113 gene encoding uncharacterized protein, which produces MAIETTTSTSASKGSVISGSDTNDVLYVHPSDNPVMILVPVQFDGTGYRTWRRGVMRALSVKNKLGFIDGSCEKPNTNSPLLRQWQRCDDMVTSWILNSLIKEVSDSVEYVSNSAELWKELEDRYDQTNGTKLYQIQKEINDLTQGVLDITVYYTRMKKLWEDLNTLNVKNHCSCVCVCGAKDSIFKAEQDRRLIHFLMGLNEVYTNKFQGNNYGNGYGNHGDTNSSSGGNHYPSNNTNRNVIVCDYCKRAGHIKDKCYKLHGYPQNNNNQNNRSGSYNGGQNFRQQGSNYKGKRVVVNVHGSVGDVVSANGEEQLQSQGNVLKNVNFTKEQYGHIMNLLQHFKNENMGEDTAANNASGVAAGSMNFAGASNHITFSKNSLINIKTLPIPILVSLPNGYKVKVTEFGDAPLVKRPLVLGNCRDGLYFLSTKCLKTSDRVNTCQICCCFPNNSPFSSSIRGETCNSFPANSYSPDQYNVLVSNSVPLKCKSSFSNVNVMADHNSGDNVDLLWHNRLGHVPFVKMKSIIGLPCFSSPDYTVLDSYKNCVSDYDNVTDTTPSHLLTHITQNPDIPSTTPITSSTSSQYNTSTIVQRRSHRENKIPSHLKDYVVNIPKLKSVSSNTFNTTLNNNLSRTTLFTNHHHISPEVIASNRQSLVENICHDSETSSYEEAPLNPAWQKSMTQEFEALYANDTWGLVALPPNKQAVGCRWVYKVKHKADGSIERFKARLVVKGYTQQAGIDYTETYSPVVKMTTVRTLIACAVKKGWSMFQLDVNNAFLHGDLHKEVYMKQPPGLEVLNSGLVCKLKKSLYVLKQASRQWYSKLTEALSSRGTDTTDIAHLKAYLDNTFKIKDLGRLHYFLGLEILDTADGVLISQRKFTLDLLKEYDCFNYTPLTSPLDPTVKLKAKEGTPLSDPTFYRKLIDPLTKAFTREKVWSTSREMGLKPTNP; this is translated from the exons ATGGCCATCGAAACTACTACATCCACATCTGCATCTAAGGGATCTGTCATATCTGGAAGTGATACCAATGACGTTTTGTATGTGCATCCTTCAGACAATCCAGTAATGATACTTGTTCCTGTTCAGTTTGATGGAACAGGATATAGGACTTGGAGAAGAGGTGTTATGAGAGCATTGTCAGTGAAAAACAAGTTAGGTTTCATTGATGGAAGTTGTGAGAAACCAAACACCAATTCACCTCTGTTACGTCAATGGCAGAGGTGTGATGATATGGTGACATCTTGGATTCTGAACTCTTTAATCAAAGAAGTTTCAGACAGTGTGGAGTATGTAAGCAATTCTGCTGAGTTGTGGAAGGAGTTGGAAGATAGGTATGATCAAACCAATGGAACAAAATTGTATCAAATTCAAAAGGAGATCAATGATCTCACACAAGGAGTTTTGGACATTACTGTCTATTACACAAGAATGAAGAAGTTATGGGAAGACTTGAATACTTTGAATGTGAAGAATCACTGCAgttgtgtctgtgtgtgtggTGCAAAGGATAGTATATTCAAGGCTGAGCAAGATAGGCGCCTGATTCATTTTCTTATGGGGTTAAATGAAGTGTACACA AACAAATTTCAAGGAAACAACTATGGAAATGGCTATGGAAATCATGGTGATACTAACAGTAGTTCAGGAGGAAATCACTATCCAAGTAACAACACTAACAGGAATGTCATAGTGTGTGACTATTGTAAAAGGGCTGGACACATCAAGGATAAGTGTTACAAGTTGCATGGGTATCCCCAAAACAATAACAACCAAAATAATAGATCAGGAAGTTACAATGGTGGTCAGAATTTTAGACAACAAGGCTCAAATTACAAAGGAAAGAGAGTGGTAGTAAATGTACATGGTTCTGTAGGTGATGTGGTATCTGCTAATGGAGAAGAACAATTACAATCTCAAGGTAATGTTTTAAAGAATGTTAACTTTACGAAGGAACAATATGGACATATCATGAATCTGCTGCAACATTTCAAAAATGAGAATATGGGAGAAGATACTGCTGCCAATAATGCTTCTGGTGTGGCTGCTGGATCAATGAACTTTGCAG GAGCATCAAACCACATAACCTTTAGTAAAAACTCTCTAATCAATATCAAAACTTTGCCTATTCCTATACTAGTTTCTCTTCCAAATGGATACAAAGTCAAAGTAACAGAGTTTGGAGAT GCCCCTTTAGTGAAGAGGCCACTGGTTCTTGGTAATTGTAGAGATGGGCTTTACTTCTTAAGCACAAAATGCTTGAAGACCTCTGATAGAGTCAATACATGTCAAATATGCTGTTGTTTTCCAAATAATAGTCCTTTTTCTAGTTCCATTAGAGGTGAAACATGTAATTCTTTTCCTGCTAATTCCTATTCTCCTGATCAATACAACGTGTTAGTTTCTAATTCTGTTCCTCTTAAGTGTAAATCTTCTTTTAGTAATGTGAATGTTATGGCTGATCACAACTCGGGAGATAATGTAGACTTGTTGTGGCACAATAGACTTGGCCATGTACCTTTTGTTAAGATGAAAAGTATCATTGGATTACCA TGTTTTTCTTCTCCTGATTATACTGTTTTAGATTCATATAAGAATTGTGTAAGTGATTATGACAATGTGACTGATACAACTCCTTCTCATCTACTTACTCACATTACTCAAAATCCTGATATACCTTCCACTACTCCTATTACTTCTTCAACATCTTCTCAATATAATACTTCCACAATAGTACAGAGAAGATCACATAGGGAAAACAAAATACCATCACATTTAAAAGATTATGTTGTCAATATCCCAAAATTGAAATCAGTCAGCTCTAACACATTCAACACAACTCTCAATAACAATTTATCACGTACTACATTGTTTACCAATCACCATCATATATCTCCTGAAGTCATTGCATCTAATCGTCAGTCActtgttgaaaatatttgtcATGATAGTGAGACATCATCATATGAGGAGGCACCACTAAATCCTGCATGGCAAAAGTCTATGACACAAGAATTTGAAGCATTATATGCTAATGATACTTGGGGCCTTGTTGCCTTACCACCAAACAAACAAGCAGTTGGATGTAGGTGGGTATATAAAGTAAAACACAAAGCAGATGGAAGCATAGAAAGATTCAAGGCACGACTAGTTGTGAAAGGGTATACACAGCAGGCTGGAATTGACTACACTGAGACTTATTCACCTGTGGTTAAGATGACCACAGTGAGAACTTTGATAGCATGTGCAGTGAAGAAAGGTTGGAGCATGTTTCAACTTGATGTAAATAATGCTTTCCTTCATGGAGATCTTCATAAAGAGGTTTACATGAAACAACCTCCAGGACTTGAAGTACTTAATTCAGGACTGGTTTGTAAATTGAAGAAGTCTCTTTATGTTCTTAAACAAGCAAGTAGGCAGTGGTACTCTAAGCTAACTGAGGCATTGTCATCCAGAG GCACAGACACAACTGACATTGCACATCTGAAAGCATATCTGGATAACACTtttaaaatcaaagatcttggAAGGCTTCACTATTTTCTGGGCTTGGAGATTCTTGATACAGCAGATGGAGTACTTATTTCTCAGAGGAAGTTTACTTTAGACTTACTCAAAGAATATGATTGTTTCAATTATACACCTTTGACCTCTCCTTTAGATCCTACTGTTAAATTAAAAGCCAAGGAAGGAACTCC